The following are encoded together in the Gemmatimonadaceae bacterium genome:
- a CDS encoding energy transducer TonB — MRGSVVGFIGVGAVAVAFAVPVRSSASVRDGRPKCGGHGWALNQLDTSHIYDVDVDQQAVPERGNPQIPWPGTIGQNYNGTAEADMKLSGDASVVGKFVVDTMGCVDSSTFKVVSTSDSAFTQSVERMLPKLRYEPAKKDGKKVRSWVLWKFAFYRRHGSEAPIGP; from the coding sequence ATGCGCGGATCTGTTGTCGGATTCATTGGAGTGGGAGCGGTCGCGGTTGCGTTCGCGGTACCGGTGCGGAGCTCGGCGTCCGTGCGCGATGGACGGCCGAAGTGCGGCGGCCACGGTTGGGCGCTCAACCAGCTCGACACGTCGCACATCTATGACGTGGATGTGGATCAGCAGGCGGTGCCGGAGCGCGGCAATCCGCAGATTCCGTGGCCCGGCACCATAGGTCAGAACTACAATGGTACGGCCGAGGCCGACATGAAGCTGTCGGGCGATGCTTCAGTGGTTGGCAAGTTCGTGGTCGACACGATGGGTTGCGTCGACTCCTCAACCTTCAAGGTGGTCTCCACGAGCGACTCGGCGTTCACACAGTCAGTCGAGAGGATGCTGCCGAAACTGAGGTATGAGCCGGCGAAGAAGGATGGGAAGAAGGTGCGGAGCTGGGTGCTTTGGAAGTTCGCCTTCTACCGGCGGCACGGATCCGAGGCGCCAATTGGACCGTGA